The Peromyscus maniculatus bairdii isolate BWxNUB_F1_BW_parent chromosome 6, HU_Pman_BW_mat_3.1, whole genome shotgun sequence genome has a segment encoding these proteins:
- the Slc50a1 gene encoding sugar transporter SWEET1 isoform X2, with amino-acid sequence MERRIGGALKTGSDLRHMQRTRSVDSIQFLPFLTTDVNNLGWLSYGVLKGDGTLIIVNAVGAVLQTLYILAYLHYSPQKHAVLLQTAALLGVLLLGYGYFWLLVPDLEARLQQLGLFCSVFTISMYLSPLADLAKIIQTKSTQRLSFSLTIATLLSSTSWSIYGFRLRDPYITVPNLPGILTSLIRLGLFCKYPPEHDRKYHRLLQT; translated from the exons ATGGAGCGGCGAATAGGAGGAGCGCTGAAGACGGG CTCGGACCTCAGGCACATGCAGAGGACACGGAGCGTGGACAGCATCCAGTTCCTGCCTTTTCTCACCACGGATGTCAA CAACCTGGGCTGGCTGAGTTATGGAGTCTTGAAGGGAGATGGGACCCTCATCATCGTCAATGCCGTGGGGGCTGTGCTTCAGACTCTTTATATCCTGGCATATCTGCACTACAGTCCTCAGAAG CATGCTGTGCTCCTGCAGACCGCAGCCCTGCTGGGGGTCCTGCTCCTGGGTTATGGCTACTTTTGGCTTCTGGTGCCAGACCTTGAGGCCCGGCTCCAGCAGCTAGGCCTCTTCTGCAGCGTCTTTACCATCAGCATGTACCTCTCACCACTGGCTGACCTG GCCAAGATCATTCAGACTAAATCAACCCAGCGTCTCTCTTTCTCGCTCACCATTGCCACCCTcctttcctccacctcctggTCCATCTATGGGTTTCGACTCAGAGACCCTTACATCACG GTACCCAACCTCCCAGGAATCCTCACCAGCTTGATCCGCCTTGGGCTTTTCTGCAAGTACCCCCCAGAGCACGACAGAAAATACCACCGACTTCTGCAGACCTGA
- the Slc50a1 gene encoding sugar transporter SWEET1 isoform X3, whose product MQRTRSVDSIQFLPFLTTDVNNLGWLSYGVLKGDGTLIIVNAVGAVLQTLYILAYLHYSPQKHAVLLQTAALLGVLLLGYGYFWLLVPDLEARLQQLGLFCSVFTISMYLSPLADLAKIIQTKSTQRLSFSLTIATLLSSTSWSIYGFRLRDPYITVPNLPGILTSLIRLGLFCKYPPEHDRKYHRLLQT is encoded by the exons ATGCAGAGGACACGGAGCGTGGACAGCATCCAGTTCCTGCCTTTTCTCACCACGGATGTCAA CAACCTGGGCTGGCTGAGTTATGGAGTCTTGAAGGGAGATGGGACCCTCATCATCGTCAATGCCGTGGGGGCTGTGCTTCAGACTCTTTATATCCTGGCATATCTGCACTACAGTCCTCAGAAG CATGCTGTGCTCCTGCAGACCGCAGCCCTGCTGGGGGTCCTGCTCCTGGGTTATGGCTACTTTTGGCTTCTGGTGCCAGACCTTGAGGCCCGGCTCCAGCAGCTAGGCCTCTTCTGCAGCGTCTTTACCATCAGCATGTACCTCTCACCACTGGCTGACCTG GCCAAGATCATTCAGACTAAATCAACCCAGCGTCTCTCTTTCTCGCTCACCATTGCCACCCTcctttcctccacctcctggTCCATCTATGGGTTTCGACTCAGAGACCCTTACATCACG GTACCCAACCTCCCAGGAATCCTCACCAGCTTGATCCGCCTTGGGCTTTTCTGCAAGTACCCCCCAGAGCACGACAGAAAATACCACCGACTTCTGCAGACCTGA
- the Slc50a1 gene encoding sugar transporter SWEET1 isoform X1 produces MEAGGVADSVLSGACVLFTLGMFSTGLSDLRHMQRTRSVDSIQFLPFLTTDVNNLGWLSYGVLKGDGTLIIVNAVGAVLQTLYILAYLHYSPQKHAVLLQTAALLGVLLLGYGYFWLLVPDLEARLQQLGLFCSVFTISMYLSPLADLAKIIQTKSTQRLSFSLTIATLLSSTSWSIYGFRLRDPYITVPNLPGILTSLIRLGLFCKYPPEHDRKYHRLLQT; encoded by the exons ATGGAGGCGGGCGGCGTGGCAGACTCTGTCCTTTCCGGTGCCTGCGTGCTCTTCACCCTGGGCATGTTCTCCACTGGCCT CTCGGACCTCAGGCACATGCAGAGGACACGGAGCGTGGACAGCATCCAGTTCCTGCCTTTTCTCACCACGGATGTCAA CAACCTGGGCTGGCTGAGTTATGGAGTCTTGAAGGGAGATGGGACCCTCATCATCGTCAATGCCGTGGGGGCTGTGCTTCAGACTCTTTATATCCTGGCATATCTGCACTACAGTCCTCAGAAG CATGCTGTGCTCCTGCAGACCGCAGCCCTGCTGGGGGTCCTGCTCCTGGGTTATGGCTACTTTTGGCTTCTGGTGCCAGACCTTGAGGCCCGGCTCCAGCAGCTAGGCCTCTTCTGCAGCGTCTTTACCATCAGCATGTACCTCTCACCACTGGCTGACCTG GCCAAGATCATTCAGACTAAATCAACCCAGCGTCTCTCTTTCTCGCTCACCATTGCCACCCTcctttcctccacctcctggTCCATCTATGGGTTTCGACTCAGAGACCCTTACATCACG GTACCCAACCTCCCAGGAATCCTCACCAGCTTGATCCGCCTTGGGCTTTTCTGCAAGTACCCCCCAGAGCACGACAGAAAATACCACCGACTTCTGCAGACCTGA